The nucleotide sequence TCCTGCACGTCCGGTCGTCCCGGCCGGACGCCACCCCGCTGGTGCTCACCCACGGCTGGCCCGGCTCGGTGCTGGAGTACCTGGACGTGATCGCCCCGCTCACCGAGCCGGCCGACCCGGACGCGCCGGCCTTCCACGTGGTCGTCCCGTCACTGCCGGGCTTCGGTTTCTCCGGCCCGACCCGCAGCGCCGGCTGGAACCGGTACCGCACGGCCCGCGCCTGGGCCGAGCTGATGAACCGGCTCGGGTACGCCAGCTACGGCGCGGTCGGCAACGACGCGGGCTCGATGGTCGCGCCGGAGTTGGGCCGGATCGACCAGGAGCACGTGCTCGGCGTGCACGTCACCCAGCTCTTCTCGTTCCCGTCCGGCGATCCGGCGGAGTTCGCCGACCTCTCCGAGGCGGACCAGGCGGCGCTGAAGCATCTCCAGTGGTTCTACGAGAACAAGTTCTCCTTCAACCAGGTGCACAGCCAGCAGCCGCAGACCCTCGCCTTCGGGCTGGCCGACTCACCGGTCGGGCTGCTGGCCTGGAATGCCCAGCTCTTCGACGAGAGCCTGGACGTCGACTTCGTCCTGGCCAACGTGTCGCTCTACTGGTGCACCGGCACCGCCGCCTCGGCGATCCGGTTCTACTGGGAGGAGGCACACGCCGAGCAGCCGGCGACCGGCCCGACCACCGTGCCGACCGCGCTCGCGATGTTCCCCGGCGACTTCCAGTCCATTCGCCGCTTCGCCGAGCGGGACCACTCGAACATCGTCCGCTGGACGGCGTACGAGGCGGACGTCGAGGGGCGTGGCGACGTCGGCGGCCACTACGCCGCCCACCAGGCCACCGAGGTGCTCGTCGCCGACATCCAGGAGTTCTTCGCCAGCCTCCGCTGACCACCACGCCCGCCGCTGCCCGCCCTGCTTCCCGCCGGGCGGGCTGCGTCGCGGTCCCACCCGTCGCGGTCCTACCGGTCGGGTGCCGCGTCAGGCACGGCGCCCCGGGCACGCCGCGCGATGCCGGCCGGACAACCTGGCGCCGCACGCGGGATGCCGCCCGGACCTCCCAGGGTGCCGGTAGATAACCGAAACTTTCGTTTGAGAAACCGGGTCCAGTCTGCCAGCCTTAAGGTCATCAATGTGATCGCTAACACGATCTTCCAACCGCTGGAGGCCCGTCCGTCCGCCTGACGAGCACCACGGCTTCGCGCCGCTGAACCCAGTCCGACGACTCCGACGTGCAGGCTCGGTGCTCGTCGTTCGGCGTTGCCGCGTCGTCGTGTCGCACGCCCGGCTGCGGTGCCAGCGGATGGTCGGCCGGTGTCCCACCCCACCCACGACCCGTGCCGAAGCTCGGCGGTCGCGTCGTGGGAACGGCCGTCCGGCGATCACGCATGTCAGCGGCGAGTGAAAGGAACGTACGTGCATTCAGCCCGTCCTACCATCAGAACGTCGTTGCTGGCAGTCGCGGTACTCGTCTCCGCCGCCCTGCCGGCGGTGGTCGCGGATCCGCTGCCGGCCGCAGCCGCCGTCCAGGAAACCTTCTACGTTGCTCCCGACGGCAACGACAGCAATCCGGGGACGATCACGTCGCCGTTCCGGACCCTGCAACGCGCCCGGGACGTCGTCCGCACGGTGAACGCGAACATGACCGGCGACATCCAGGTCTATCTCCGGGGCGGAAACTATCCGGTGAGCAGCACCATCGAGTTCGGTGCGGGCGACTCGGGCAGCAATGGCTACCGGGTGACATACGCCGGCTACCCAGGCGAGACGCCGGTCCTCGACGGCGGCGTCCGGGTGACCGGGTGGACGCAGCACAGCGGCAACATCTGGAAGGCGCCGCTCGACCGCGCCAACAAGCTGCGGGCACTCTACGTCAACGACAAGCGCGCCTACATGGCCTCGAAGACCATCAACTCGGCGGGCTGCCACGGGACCTACAACATCACCGCCGGGCAGGCCGCGTGGGCCTGGGAATCAGGGTCCCAGTGCGACGGCGCCAGATACAACCTGGCCGACTTCCCGGCCGTCTCCCGCAACCAGGACGACATCGAGATCGAGACGGGCACGACCTGGACCACGGCCATCGTGGGAGTCCGCCAGGTGACCACCAGCTCCGACGGGCAGAGTCGGGTCGCGCTGTTCCAGCAGCCGGGTGCGGCCATCGCCCAGGGGGCGTTCAACGGCAACGCCCAGGTGGGCGGCAGCCACAAGGTCATGAACGCCTACGAGTTCCTGGACGCGCCGGGGGAGTTCTACTTCGACAAGACCAGCCGCACGGTGTACTACTACAAGGCCAGCACCGAGAACATGTCGACCGCGACGGTGGTGGCACCGAACAACGTGCCCACCCTGCTGCGGATCGCCGGCACCTCGACGAGCAGCCACGCGCGTAACCTCACGTTCTCCGGTCTCACCGTCGCGCACTCCGACTGGAACCTCTTCAACGTCGCAGGTGCCGCCTTCAAACAGGCCCAGCAGGGCAACCTGGGCGCGCAGGCGTACGCGAAGGGGAACTTCCACGTCTACTACTACCGCAACGTCGACGTGACCCCCGGCAGCATCCACATCCAGAACGCCGACGGCATCGTCCTGCAGCGCAACCGGGTCCAGCACACCGGCGCCGACGGGATCAACATGGTCAACGACGTGCAGAACAGCCAGTTGATCGGGAACTTCACTAACGACATCGCCGGCTCCGCCGTCACCGTGGGGCATCCCCAGCACGTCTACATCGGCGACCACACCTCGACGAACCGTGAGAAGTACTCCCCGCAGGTCGAGGGGCTGCCCAAGAACATCGAGATCAGGAACAACTATCTCTACGACAGTGCGGTGCTGTTCAACGGGCACAGCCCCATCTCGGCGTACTTCGTCGACAGCCTCAACATCCAGTACAACCGGATCGAGAAGACTCCGTGGTCGGGCATCACGCTCGGCTGGGGATGGTGGAACTTCGACGGGTCGTCGGGCTCGATCGTGCCCAACCGGCCGACCACCACGGCGAGGAACAACACCATCAGCCACAACCACATCATCGACACGGTGCAGCGGCTCAGCGACACGGCGCCGATCTACACGCTCGGCAGCCAGCCGGGGACCACGATCACCGACAACTACCTACAGGGCGTTCCGGCCGGTCACAAGTACGGACTGCACCCGGACGAGGGTTCGGCGTTCATCACCTTCCGGGACAACGTCCTGAGCGTGGACAAGAACGTCACCTGGCTGCTCAACTCCGACGACTTCGGGCGCAAGCACGACCTGAGCGTCACGCAGACCTACGGCCCGATAAACAAGGTCTCGAACAAGAACCTGCCGAACAGCACCATCCACGACATCATCGTCTCCGCCGACTACGTCTGGCCGGCGCCGGCCTACGGCATCGCGGTGAACTCGGGACTCCAGGACTCGTTCCGGGACATCGTCCCGGCGGGTAACGTCGCTCTGCCGGACTATGTCCTGCCGGCCAGTACCTTCGTCACCAGCGGGACGGCGTCGGTGCCGATCCGGAGCAGCGGCGACGCGACCAGGACGGTCTGGCTGGCCCCCGCCGGCACGACCAGTTTCGCGGCCGGCCCGACGATGACAAGCGCGAGCGGCACCGCCACCTCCATCGCGGTCCCGACGGCGGCGGGTGAATACCGGCTCTACGTCCTCGACGCCCAGGGCAACCGGTCGGCCGAGTCCAGGTCGATCGTCCGGCAGCAGAGCGGCGGCGGGCAGCAGGACGCCCAGATCGTGGGCGGCCAGTCGGGCCGGTGCGTCGAGGTGCCCAACTCCGCCACCACCAACGGCACCCAGGTGCAGTTGTGGGACTGCTCCGGCGGCACGAACCAACGGTGGGCCCAGACCGCGAGCAGGCAACTGACCGTGTACGGCAACAAGTGCCTGGACGCGTCCGGTGCGGGCACCGCGAACGGCACCCAGGTGATCATCTGGGACTGCCATGGCGGGCTCAACCAGCAGTGGAACGTCAACGCCAACGGCACCATCACGAATGCCCAGTCCGGGCTGTGTCTCGATGCCAACGGCGCTGCCTCGGCCAACGGAACGAAGATAATCCTCTGGTCGTGCAACGGTGGCGCGAACCAGCAGTGGAGCCGACGCAACTGACCGGTACGCCCGGGGCCGGGCCGCACCTGCCCGGCCCCGGGCCAACCCCACTCCGGCGCGCGACTCCGCGCCGGAGGGACGACTGTCAGAGGTCCACCCAGTCCAGGGTCCGCTGCACCGCCTTCTTCCACTTGGCGTACCCCTCGGCGCGCTGCTCGTCGGACCAGGTCGGCGACCAGCGCTCGCTCTCGTTCCAGTTCTGGCGCAGCTCGTCGGTGTGCTGCCAGAAGCCGGTCGCCAGCCCGGCCGCGTATGCGGCGCCGAGCGCGGTGGTCTCGGCCACCACCGGACGGCTCACCGGCACGCCGAGGATGTCGGCCTGGAGCTGCATGCAGAGCCGGTTGGCGGTGACCCCGCCGTCGACCTTGAGCACGTCGAGGTGTACGCCGGAGTCCTGCTCCATCGCCACCGCGACGTCCCGGCTCTGGTAGCAGATCGCCTCCAGCGTCGCCCGGGCCAGGTGGGCGTTGGTGTTGTACCGGGAGAGTCCGACGATCGCGCCCCGTGCGTCGGACCGCCAGTACGGGGCGAACAGGCCGGAGAAGGCCGGTACGAAGTAGACGCCCCCGTTGTCCTCGACCTGTGCGGCCAGCGCCTCGCTCTGCGCGGCGCCGCTGATGATGCCGAGCTGGTCGCGCAGCCACTGTACGGCCGAGCCGGTCACCGCGATCGAGCCTTCCAGCGCGTACACGGCGGGGGCGTCGCCGAGTTTGTAGCAGACGGTCGTGAGCAGGCCGGATTTCGAGCGCACCGGCGACGTACCGGTGTTGAGCAGCATGAAGTTGCCGGTGCCGTAGGTGTTCTTCGCCTCGCCCTCGGCGAAGCAGACCTGTCCGACCGTCGCCGCCTGCTGGTCACCGAGGGCGGCGGTGAGCGGGACCTCGCCGCCGAGCGGACCGGTCCGCAGCGTCGTCCCGTACCGGCCCGGGTCGGACGAGGGGCGGATCTGCGGCAGCATCGCCCGGGGGATGTCGAAGAACGACAGCAGCTCGTCGTCCCAGTCCAGCGTCTCCAGGTTCATCAGCATGGTGCGGCTGGCGTTCGTGACGTCGGTGACGTGCACGCCGCCGTCCACCCCGCCGGTCAGGTTCCACAGCAGCCAGGTGTCGGTGGTGCCGAACACCGCCTCGCCGCGCTCCGCCGCCGCGCGTACCCCGTCGACGTTCTCCAGGATCCACTGGATCTTGCCGGCGGCGAAGTAGGTGGCGGGCGGCAGGCCGGCCTTCTGCCGGATCACGTCGCCCCGCCCGTCCCGGTCGAGCGCCGCGGCGATCTGGTCGGTGCGGGTGTCCTGCCAGACGATCGCGTTGTGATAGGGGCGGCCGGTGCGGCGGTTCCACACCAGCGTCGTCTCGCGCTGGTTGGTGATGCCGAGTGCGACCAGGTCGGCGGCCTCGAGACCGTGGTTGTTCAGCACGGTACGGATCACCGCCGAGGTACGTTCCCAGATCTCCAGCGGGTTGTGCTCGACCCAGCCGGCCCGGGGCAGGATCTGCTCGTGCTCCAACTGGTGGCGCCCCACCTCGTTGCCGCCGTGGTCGAAGACCATGAACCTGGTACTCGTCGTGCCCTGGTCCACCGCGCCGACGAAGTCAGCCATTCCCGTCTCCTTCGCTGTCGCTCTCGACGAGTCCTGGTCGGGCGGAGTCGAACATCCACTCTGCCCGCCGAACACCCCACCCCGACTGTCGGACATCATCCTCCGGTCGGCAGCGCGACGGCGGTGCGGCGGGCCTGAGTCGGGCCGGCCCGCCGCACACGTCCGTGGTGACGGTGAGCACGGCCCCGCCGTGCTCACATCCGTCGGGCGGCGGTGGTGCGGGCGGCGTCGGCGGTCTCCTGGATCGTCTGGTCCAGGCTGGTCGGGGTGAGCCCGAAGGTGGTCTCGGTGAGGGTGCTGTCCAGCACGAACGGTGCGTAGAACTGGTAGTCCATCTCGGCCAGTTCGCGGGCCATCGGCACGACCAGACCGGCCGCGCGCATGGCGGACCGGGGCAGCTTGCGCAGCTTGAGGCGCGGGCTGCCGGTCAGCTCGCAGTAGCGGTCGGCCAGGTGCCGGATGGTGACCGGAGGGGGTGACGGCACGTGCCAGGCCCGGCCGTGCGCGCGCGGATCGCGGGCCAGCGTTACCAGGGTGCGGGCCATGTCCCCGGTGTAGGTGAAGGTGTGCGGCAGGTCCGGGTCGCCCGGCACCCAGGCGGCGGCCCCCCGGCTGACCGCCGGCAGGATCACCGCGGAGAAGACGCCGACCGCACCGGCGCCGACGTAGTCGGAGCCGCGCGCCTCGACGGTACGTACCCCGCTGTCCAGGGCGTCGCGCCACATCCTGACGCGTACCCTTCCCTTGCGGCCCACGGCGGCCAGCGGGGTGTGCTCGGTCATCCGCCCGTCCGGCTGCGGGCCGTAGCCGTAGAGGTTGCCGGTGATGGCATAGACGGCGCCGGTGGACCTGGCCGCCGCGATCATCGCGTCGTTCATCGGGAACCAGAGCCGTTCCCACTCGGTGTACTTCGGGTTCGCGCAGTTGTAGAGCACCTCGGCGCCGTCGGTCAGCTCGGTCAGCCGGCGCGCGTCGCCGGCGTCGGCGGCGATCCGTTCGATCATCGGGTGCTCGGGCCCGCCGCCGCCGCGTGTGACGAGCCGGACCCGCTCGCCCTGCTCGGCGAGGAGCAGGGCGATCCGGGAGCCGATCGGGCCGGCACCGACGACCACAGAATTCGACATGGCGTTCTCCTTGGTGAACAGTGTTCTCGTTCCGGAGCAACAGTCGCACACGTCGGCCGGTCGCGTCAAGAACGCTGTTCTCGTTGTGGCACACTGCTCTGATGAGTGCCCCAGGAGTGCGTGCCCGGATCCGGGCAGAGCTCACCGAAGAGATCAAGTCGGTGGCACACCGCCACCTGGCCACCGACGGGGCCAACCTGTCCCTGCGGGCGGTCGCCCGCGACCTGGGCATGGCTCCGTCGGCCGTCTACCGCTACTTCGCCAGCCGTGACGACCTGCTCACCGCCCTGATCATCGACGCGTACAACGCGGTCGGCGACGCCGCCGAGCGCGCGCTGCCCGACGCGCCGGACCCGCTGGAACGCTGGCTGGCGGTCAGCTCGGCGGTCCGCGCCTGGGCGTTGGCCGAGCCGCACCGGTGGGCACTCATCTACGGCAGCCCGGTGCCCGGCTACCGCGCCCCGGAGGACACCATCGGGCCGGGCGCCCGGGTGCTGCTGCTCATCGGGCGGATCCTGCTGGCGGCCCACCACGCGGGGCGGCTGGCGCCCGGCGAGCCGCTCACCGGCCGGTACGCCGACGAACTCGCCCGGGTCACCCACGCGCTCGGTCCGGACACCCCGGTACGCGTGGTGGCCGGCACCCTCATGCTCTTCTTCCAGCTCTGCGGCGCGGTCAGCGGCGAGCTGTTCGGCCAGCTCCACAACTCCGTCGACGAGGACCGGCAGGGCTTCTTCGAGTACCAGATGCGCTCCGCCGCCACCGCCGCCGGACTCACCCGGTGATCCGCACGGTGGCTCGGCCGTCCCGTCCCGGCGAGCGTCGGGACCCCCGGGACCCCGTGTCGTGAATGCCCCGGGCGCGTATGCATGTGGACCCGGGCCCCGTCCCTGTGGACGCGCGAGGCGCCGTCCCCGTGCACGTCCGGACGCCGTCCCTTTCCCCGGCCGGCCAGCGCGGCCGAGTCAGCCGGGTCGGGCTCGGCGGCACCCGCGGTCGCTACCGCAGCGGAACCAGCCAGGTCGGGCTCGGTTCCCCGGCGACCACGCCGGCGACCAGACCGGTCTCGGGGCGGTAGCGGACGGGGATCGGGTCGCTGAGTTCGCCGACGAACTCGCCGTCGACGTGGTCCAGGAAGCCGATCATGGACCAACCGTCGGCGGTGTCGACGAGGCGGGGCGCGTAGAGGTGTGGGTGCGGGAACGGCCGTGCCGAGGCGATGTCCCAGGGACCGTCGACGGTGTGGCCGGCGGCGGCCCAGATCCGGTGCTCGGACCGCTCCTCGGTCGCCGCGACGTTCGTGCAGAACAGCAGCAGGGGCTGGCCGTCGACGACCGCGACCTGGGGGACTTCGAGGTGCCCGAACCCGGCGGGGGCGGACAGCGGCGGCCGGACCGTCCAGTTGACCAGGTCGTCGGAGGTGGCGTGCCCGACCACTCCGCGCTCCTTCGCCGCACCGTGCTTGGCCCGCGCGGTGACGAGCATGTGCCAGCCGGCGCCGGCCGGGTCGGGGAAGACCCAGGGGTCGCGCCAGGCCTGCTCGTACCACACCTCCGGGTCGAGGAGTTCGTACCAGGTGGGGTCGGCCTCCACCAGTGGCTCGGTGCCGTGCCGGTGCCAGCTGACCAGGTCCTCCGAGACGGCCAGGCCGACCCGCTGGACCAGCCCGTTCTCGGCGCGGCCGACCCCGGTGTAGAACATGTACCACCGGCCGTCCGGGCCGCGTACGGTGCTTCCGGTCCAGGTGGCCAGGTCGTCCCAGCCCGGTGAGTCGGCCGGCGCCAGTGCGTCGGCGACCAGCTCCCACGAGCGCAGGTCGGTGGAGACGGCGTGCCCGATGGCGGCGCGCAGGTGGCGGCGGTGCGGGTCGAGCAGGGCGCGGGAGGCGCGCAGGAAGAACGCGTGCCACAGCCCGTCGTCGTCCCGCGCGTACCAGCTGTCCCACACCCAGTGGTCCGGCAGACGTAACATGGCAGGCAAGTTACCAGATAAATCGGTTTAGCTAGAGGGTGCGGCGATGGACCTGCGTCGGCGCAGCGTCATGGGCACCAGGGTCGGCCCACTGCTGCCGCCGTCGAGCAGGATCTCCACGGCGTGCCGGCCCATCTGTTCGTGCGGCAGGGCGGCGGTGGACAGGCCGGGGCGCAGCCAGGCGGCGATGGGGTCGTCGTCGAAGGAGACCACCGAGATGTCGCTGGGTACGGCCAGCCCGGCCTCGCCGAGGGCCTGGTAGACGCCGAAGGCCAGCCGGTCGTTCATGCAGATGACCGCGGTCGGCCGGTCCGGCCCGCCCAGCAGGCGGCGCATCGCCGCGTAGCCGTGCTCGGGCAGCCAGTCGCCGCAGAACGTCTCGGCGAGCAGGGTGGTGCCGGCCTCCGACAGGGCCTCCCGGATCCCGCGCAGCCGGGCCAACGCGGCGAGCGAGACCTCCGGGTCGCGTTCCTTGAGCCGGTTGCGGCCGATCAGCGCGACCCGGTCGCGGTGGCCGCGCTGGAGCAGGGCGGTGGCGACGGTCCGGCCGGCCCGCTCGTCGTCGGGCAGCACGCAGGGCAGGTCCTCCGCGCCGGTGGCGTTGAGCAGCACCACCGGGCCGTTCAGGATGGCCGGCGGCACGGTCAGCCGCCGGGTCGCCATCGCCGCGTAGACGACGCCGTCGACCTGACGGTCGAGCATCGCCTCGATGGCGTACCGCTCGAACGTCGCGTCGCCCTGCGTCTCGGTGATGAGCAGTACGTGGTCACGCTCGCGGGCCGCGTCCAGCGCGCCCCGGATGAGGCCGCCGGCGAACCGGGTGGTGGCGACGATGTCGGAGACGAACGCGATGGTGGCGGTCTTGCGGGTACGCAGGCTGCGCGCGGCGACGTTGGGTCGGTAGCCGAGTTCCTCCGCGGCCGCGAAGACGCGCTGGTGCGCCTCGGCGGAGAGCCGGGTGCCCTCGCGCCCGTTCAGCACCATCGACGCGGCGGTCTTGGACAGCCCGGCGCGGCGCGCGACGTCGGCCAGAGTTGCTCTGTTGCGGCCCATGAATCCTCCGAATCACCGGCGGTCGGTGCACACCGCCCCGCCAATCATGCTGGGTCGCCGGACGCTGTCCAGTACCGGTCTCGGTCCGGTGCCGGCCCGGTTCGGATCGGGACCGGTTCCGGGGGGTCCGGGCTCGGCCGGTGCCGGCTCGGGCCCGGGTTCGTCAGCCGGCCGGGTGGGCCCGGGTGGGCCGCGGTCGTGTGAAGCAGCCGTTTCCGAGCCGTTGCCAAGCCCCTCCTTGACAGCTCCGTGCGCCGCGCGCATGCTCTGCTAAATCAGTTTAGCGGGACGTTTTGTTTCCACCGGGCGCAGCCACGCCCGGCCGGGAAGAGGCCATGGTCGGTTACCGCGCGCCCAGGTCGGCAACCGGCCCGCGACGCGATCCGGGCGACGCCGGCTGGCCGTCGTGCCGGGTCCGTCCGGACCGGGTACGGCGACCGCCGACCGGCAGGGTGCGCGGAGGAGTCAAGGAGCCGTAGGAGTGTACGGATTGTCGAAGAGATACCCGCGACGCAGGCTGGCGACCGTCTGCGCCTCGCTACTTTCCGCCGTCGCCGTAACCGCTGCCTGTAGTGCACCCGGTGCCGACCCGGCATCGCAGGGCGGCACCGCCGCGCCGGTCAGCACCGCCCTGGGCACCGAGCAGATCACCCTGGAGATGTACGCGGAGACCGGCTTCCCGCTGGCCAAGGCGCTCGCCGACGAGTTCACCAGGCAGCACCCGAACGTGAAGTTCAACGTCCGCGAGGACCAGTTCACGGTGATCGTGGAGAACGCTCCGCGGGTGCTCGCCTCGGACAACGCCCCGGACATCATCCGGCTGCCCACCATGGTCGACCTGGTCAAGGACGGCCTGCTGAAGAACCTCGACCCGTACTTCACCGCCTACGGCTGGGACAGGTTTCCGGCCTCCCAGCTCGTGCAGCTGCGGGTCGCCGAGGGAGGCGGACCGCGCGGCACCGGCTCGCTGTTCGGAATGGGGCTCGGCTACAGCGTCACCGGGGTCTTCTACAACAGGACGCTGGCCGAGCGGGTCGGCATGACCGAGCCGCCGAAGACCATCGCCCAGTTCGAGGAGCTGCTGGCCAAGGCCAAGACCGCCGGCGTGCAGCCGATCATGCAGTTCAACAAGAACACCGCCGGGATCAACTTCCCGCACCAGGCCCTGCAGAACCAGTACGGCGACCCGGCCCAGATCGCCGACTGGATCTTCCAGAAGCCCGGTGCCACCTTCGACACCCCGGCGGCGCTGAAGGCCACCCAGGTGATCCAGCGGTGGGCGCAGGCCGGGTACTTCCCGAAGGACGCGAACGCCCTGGACTACACCACGATGATGGGTGAGTTCCAGAAGGGCAACGGCCTGTTCATGTTCAACGGCGACTGGGAGTCGGGCAACCTCGACAAGTCGATGAGCGGCAAGGTCGGCTTCTTCCTCTTCCCGACCGAGTCCGGCGGCGGCAACCACGTGGCGATGTCCGCGCCCAACACCTTCGGGGTCGGCGCCAAGGCCAAGAACCCGGACGCCGCGGCGTTCTTCCTGAACTGGGCGCACACCAACGCCAAGGCCCGGGAGATCTCGGTGACCGTCGGCGGCTCGCACCCCGGCGGCCCGTCCGAGCTGTCCCTGCCGGCCGCCCCGCAGGGCAGCGTGCTGGCACAGACCCTGGCCGCGTCCCAGCAGCTCGGGGCGGAGAACGGGGCGGTGGACTTCACCGCCAACGCCACCGGCGGCATCTTCGCCGCGGCGATCACCCCGGAGATGCAGAAGCTGGTCGCCGGCCAGCAGACCCCCGAGGGGTACGTACAGGCGGTCCAGGCGGAGTACGCGAAGGAACTGTCCCGATGACGTCTGCCCTCGGCAGCGCTCCGGGCGGGTCGACGGCGAGCCGCTCGCCGAAGAGTCCGTCCCCCGTACTGCCCCACCGACGCCGGTGGGGCCGTACGGCCCGGTGGAGCGGCTGGCTGTACGTGCTGCCGGCCCTGCTCATGTACGCCGTCTTCGTGCTCCGCCCGCTCGCGCTCACCGTCCAGTACTCGCTCTACCAGTGGAACGGGATCGGCGTGGCCCGCTGGGCGGGGCTGGACAACTACCTCACGGTCTTCACCGACAGCGACCTACTGAAGATCATCTCGAACGCGTTCGTCCTGATCGTCTTCTTCAGTTTCATCCCGGTCGGGCTGGGCCTGCTGGTCGCCAGCCTCGTCCGCCGGATCACCACGGGTCCGTTCGGGAACGCCGTCCGCACCATCCTGTTCCTGCCACAGGTGATCCCGCTGGTGGCGGCCGGTATCGCCTGGAGTTGGCTGCTCTCCTCGGGCGGCCTGGTCAACCAGACGCTCCGGGCGGT is from Micromonospora sp. WMMD1102 and encodes:
- a CDS encoding extracellular solute-binding protein yields the protein MYGLSKRYPRRRLATVCASLLSAVAVTAACSAPGADPASQGGTAAPVSTALGTEQITLEMYAETGFPLAKALADEFTRQHPNVKFNVREDQFTVIVENAPRVLASDNAPDIIRLPTMVDLVKDGLLKNLDPYFTAYGWDRFPASQLVQLRVAEGGGPRGTGSLFGMGLGYSVTGVFYNRTLAERVGMTEPPKTIAQFEELLAKAKTAGVQPIMQFNKNTAGINFPHQALQNQYGDPAQIADWIFQKPGATFDTPAALKATQVIQRWAQAGYFPKDANALDYTTMMGEFQKGNGLFMFNGDWESGNLDKSMSGKVGFFLFPTESGGGNHVAMSAPNTFGVGAKAKNPDAAAFFLNWAHTNAKAREISVTVGGSHPGGPSELSLPAAPQGSVLAQTLAASQQLGAENGAVDFTANATGGIFAAAITPEMQKLVAGQQTPEGYVQAVQAEYAKELSR
- a CDS encoding sugar ABC transporter permease; its protein translation is MTSALGSAPGGSTASRSPKSPSPVLPHRRRWGRTARWSGWLYVLPALLMYAVFVLRPLALTVQYSLYQWNGIGVARWAGLDNYLTVFTDSDLLKIISNAFVLIVFFSFIPVGLGLLVASLVRRITTGPFGNAVRTILFLPQVIPLVAAGIAWSWLLSSGGLVNQTLRAVGLGGLARAWLGDFDTALPSVGVIGAWVLLGLCTILLVTGMSKIDPALYEAARIDGAGPVREFFAVTLPGLRREIGVCLTVTVIAALASFDIVYISTSGGPGLQTTVPGLEIYRLAFSQRQVGLASALAVVLMLLVLACVLPIQRLTREEKG